The Syngnathus scovelli strain Florida chromosome 17, RoL_Ssco_1.2, whole genome shotgun sequence sequence TCAAACCAAGCATCTTGGCAGCGAAGTGTCATGACGGCGGGAACCATTCAACGCTCTTCACTGAATTAATCGGACGGAATACGGGTGACTCGTCGGAAAAGTCAAACTGAGTCCGTTTACAGTCAATCTCACTCTTGCTGGCGCAGGATAGGCATTTCTTTGgctcaaagaagaagaagaaatcaataaaaaataaaatcaaaacggATGACAAACTGGAAAGCCAAATCCCACACTGGTCCAAGCAGAAAGGTGTGGAGGGGCTGCCAGACTACCTTgatgtaggaggggggttgcagCCGGGGCACGGCGGAGCGGCCGCTCGCCACCTTGGCGCCGGTCTTGGTAGGACTCTTCTTGACGCTGTCGCGCAGGTTGAGGAAGCGGGAGCGAGCGCGGCACGACGGTGGCACCGCGCACGCCGTGAAAGTCGCTAGCGAAGCTCGCAGCTGCGGGCGGGCCGGGTCGGCCCGCTCCCGCCCGGGCTTGCGTTCCGAGGGTAGGAGCTGCCACGAGGACATGAAGGAGATTCCCGGCCGGCGCTCGCAACGAATGTGACGGCAACGGTCAGTTGGGCGGGCGGTGGCGTGTAACGCCTGACGGCCTCGGGCAAGGGAGGGCGCGTGTCAGCGGTGCCGGGCGGGTACGCGGGGGGGCGGGTCGCTGCATGAATAATCAATGTTCCCCTCGAGCGGCCGCGCGCGCTCGTGAGCTCTTGTGTGGGAACGTGACCGTGGCGGGCGAGCGCTCGCACGCGTGATGACCAGCTCGAGTCAGTTTTGTGTCTCAGTTCAGTTGAACAACCGGACTTTGTCGGTGAAAAACTAACTAATTACAATTGACTGCAATCGGTGCAAAACTAACCCAATTGTAATTGAGTGAACCGCGTCCAAAGTTTGATGAAACCTGGTCTAAAATTGCATTAAGGCTGAACTCAATCAAGATTGACAGCGCCAACTCAGCCAGACCTGGACCGGGATGACATCAAAGTCAAGCGCCAAACACCATCGGGTCACATGCTGCGATGTTACACGAGTGCCATGTTGCACTTGGActgggtgtgtgtggtttgtcagCATCACGCAAACTTTTCAGCGCAAAAGACAAATGGAGCACCTTCGAGCCACGCCGACTTCTATCTGGAATGAGCAAAACTCGGGTTGAACCAAAACTACACCGCTACTGCCTCTATTTTGCTAAATCTGCCTTACAGTTTGTCCGGGCGTTTCCTAGATGGCGGTCACGGCTCGGGGACACACGCAGAGCAGAGCGGGGAGGCTTTACCTGGGCGGGAGGGTAGGGGTTGGAGGAGCAGGACGGGAGGGGGCCGTCGTCACCATGAGGGTAGAGGGAGGGAGGTGCGAGGGAGGCGGGGAGCTCCGGCCCATCCGAGCCATCAAACAGGCGCTCCAGCGAGGCCACCTGCGGGACACAGGCACCGACACGGAGGCTGACAcggggccggccggggagcgcaCCAGATACCAGTCGCGAGAAGggaaggaacactttgaaatgaCTTTGGCGTCAACCCCGAGGCGTTTTTAGATCTCCGGAAGACAGCGTTTGATATTTGCTGCTACGTTAACGTTGTTTTCGTTGGAACAAGGCGTGAGCCGCGTGCGCCGAGGGCCAGGCTCAAACTCAGACTGAACCCTACACAAAGGACTTTGGACTCAAATGAGACTTGACGCGCAAGAGTCATTTCAAAGAGTTGCCAACATTTCTCTCGCTGCTACAATGGTCTCTTCCAAATAGGGGTTTCTGTCATTTCAAAGAGTTGCCAACATTTGTCTCACGGCTGCGGTGGTCTCTATCGAACATGCGCACAGCGAGCGTTTGTAGACATGCGCTACCTTGACGGGGGAGATGTGCGCATGGGTGACGTATCCGTGTACGTTCTCGATTTGGGATAGGTTCTTCTCGGCCACCTGGACCAGCTCCGGAGCACCGGCCGCCTCCTCTGTGAGCTGCGGAGAGCTCCGCTCCTCCGGCGGCGACGAGTCCTCATCCTGTTGCCGGTACTTCTGAAACAACCGAATAGGAGACGATTGGGCCGAGAGAGGACGAGGCGGCGCCGACGCTCGCGGGCCGAGCGCAACCGTGATGCAAtgaggacgtgggcgacgacaaaGCATGTGACGACAACGGTGGACAGAAGTAGCGCAGAGAGCCttcttgagagagagagaacactCTCTGCTCACCGCCAGATTTATTCTGCCGCGCTCTCCTTCGCCGACTTGAGCTGTCAGATCCATGGGCCGGATGCGACCCGTGACATCGGGCAAATCATGTGCATGGACACAAACTGCGCTAGTGTTGCGCTACTACAGACGGGTCTCGTCTCAAGACCATTTTTTCAGTGGGTTTTTTTGGTGGCCCAAGAAAGCCCAAGGCCAAGAGTGAGGTGCTTGCCCTTGAACCTCTGCAGCGGCAGAATGAGTGTGGGGGACAGGACGGGGCGAGTGGCATCGGTAACGATGGCAGAGCCCTTCTTTTTCAGCcagaggaggcggaggagcGCCGAGCAAAGATGCTAAAAATAGCAACATCAGCAGATGTACCGAGGAAGACGATGGAGGGGCGCCATCAAGAGCGACGACGCAAACATCGAGCACTCCAACGAAAGCTCGTTGACCTAAATTGTCATCCCAAACTTTCCCGTTCAAAAAACATTCGGTCGTCCCACTCAAATAATCGGCCGCCGATACAGTACAGGGTGGATTCTTACTTTTGGCATTCCAACACAAAAACAGTCGAGCATATCAGCCCTCTCCCAATCTCCGCGcctcaaaaacaaaaccaacggGTGCTGACAACCAATCGAGTTATCGGGCTTCCTTCGCTGGGGTGTGAAGGGCCCGAAATATTGCCGATGGCTGCGTTTGCGTAACGAAAACTCCAAGATGTGCTTGCCAGAGCAGAGTGCAGATCAAGCGGTACGGCTGCGGGCTCCGAGTTGGAGCCTTGGCATGAAGGCGCGCGGGCGCACCCACCCACCTTGCATCCGAACATGAGCGAGACGGTGCCGTTGACGCACGCCGCTTTGCAGTGGCACAGGACGGGCGAGAAACACTCGGGCGTCCCGTCGTTGGCCGACGGCCGCCTCCCACGGGAGTGCCGACCACAGGAGTGCCGAGCACAGGAGCGCCAACCGGCGCCGCCTCCACCCGCTGTGCCACTGCTGCTTCTCTCCCTCACCATCCGCCCTCATTTCTCACATGGCGGCCAGGGGGAAGGCCATCCCAGAGAGCTTCCTTCATTCAACCCTGCCCCCGCTCAACTCCCCTCCTCTTCCAGTCAGCTCCTCACTGCATGCGTGTGAGGTGGTGGAGGGTGGTCACGTGACTCGCCAATAGCTCGGCGCGCTGTGCCCCAGAGGAAGGTAGCGCATGTCTGACAAGTCAACCAAagtaaaaatcaacaaaaaggTATTTGCGCCTCTCCTTCGCAGGTCCGTGCGCTTCTTCAGCGTAGATGCAGAGTGAGCTGATCTGACGTGACACGCCATCGCGGGAGGCGCCGGCTCCGCCGACTCCTCCCGCCCTCTTCGCCTTGGCAACAGCAGAAGACGATGATGATGGCGGGAACTGCAGTGCGCACGCGCGCTGACAGTGAGAGGAGCTGACAGGCTGCCATGTGAGGAGCCCTTTCTCgcaggagccggcggccgcgtatgCGCGCACATGCGCTCAAGTGCACATCTGTTTTGTTATTGTTGGTCCTCCGTCACAAAGGGAAGAGGAGTGCCCCCTGCCGGACATGTGTGGCAGTGCACACGCACGCAGTGGGAGCACCCAGTACCGGCGTGCCCAATACGCGCACTGCGCAGTTAGCATTAGGCCCCGCGCGTGCATTgcgtgacatcatcatcattattattattctgtcACATGTTGCTTGTCTAGACTAGTATCGCTGTATGGATTGCAGCAGCGTGTCGTTGTAGAGTAGACTCGTAGCCGCAAAGATGTCGCGGCGTTTCAAATCAGGtaatgaaaaaagaaagaggcgCCTTCATGACAATTATGGTTATGGTTCACATTACTGAATTTTACATATTGACTTCTTAACATATTAATTGATATAAAAAACGTTTTAGACCAGGTTACTAAAAGGCAAGCAACTATTAGGGGGCAGTCTATTAACTGAGGAAATACGGTAAGTGCAGCCAATTTGTTACTTCTATTTTATTATGTCAGGTAGAGGCGGCACCCCCTCTCCCAAAAAAACATTGCGCCGCAAAGCAGTTTTACCACTGTCTATCACTGATTGAGGAATTGGTAATTTAGCGCCCCCTTCAGGGGAATTAGCAATTTAGCGCCCACATCAGCTGCAGACCAGGTGCCCATGCTTGCTAAGAAGTTGTGCACAGAAACTGAGTGACAAGAAAAAatggcatttgttttttttaccaattTTACAGCACTTTCTTGGCTAAGCAACAAAATATGGAGCATTTGCGCGTGCAGCGCTTTTACCTCGATGCTGGTGCTAAGGCTGGGCAGCGTGTCGGAGGTGACGGTGGCACTTTGGAAGCTGGGGAAGTCCCAGAGAGCCACGCCCTCCGTTGGCTTGGCAGACTCCGCCCATTTCTGGCTGTCCAATAAGGTCACTTCATAAAACTCTTGGATATCTGCAGCCCACGAGAATGAAAAAAAGGCTTCAAACATTGACAAATCAACACGGAAAGTTCACTCAGGACACGGCAACACCGCAACGCGAGCGCGCACGCGTTGAAGCAGAGCCAAGAGGAGAAGATGAGCAGAGGATCCAAGTGAGAGTTGATGTTTGCCATCTGCTGGCATGGATGCGGGCCAGAGCAAGAAGGACAAGAGCAACAACACACTGGAGCGTCCAGGCTGGattaaggggggtgggggggtgtacGCTCATGTCCTCCCAGGGATTACAAgcagcccggcccggcccgctgCCTGACTTAATCGGTCGGCCTGAGGCAACGGCGGCAACTGCATCTGGACTCGGGGACTCGCGTGTCGTCTACGTAGGCGAGGCTCGACATCGGGCTCATCGTGGCGCTTTCAGCACAAAGCCACTTCTGCAGAAAGATGCTACGCCCCAAACCAGGAGGCAAAAGTATGCTTTTCGCACACTGTCAGGAATACTTgagtatttctttctttctttcgctctctctttcCCTCCCTGCCCATCTCTCATGACTGCCATTCGAGCGCCAAGTCACTCGCTGAGGCATTCAGCCTTGAAAGAGAGCGAGGGAATGAAACCGAGCCAGCGTCGAGCGCTGAAAACAAACGAAATGAATCAACAGGGCCAGGCCGCGAGCACGTACCAACAAGGGCCCGGAAGAGGCTGCTCTGGAAGACGTCGATGACCCTCTGGATGGACGCGCGAAGCTGCCACTCGTCAGCGTGCTGCAGTTTGGCCTGGTACTCCTCCAGCAGGGACAGCGCGCGCTGGGCGTCTGACACAGGGAGCCAAAACGGGCCGTCAGACGATCATGTCATCATCACACCAATACGTCGCCTCGCCTTTGTCGATTGTGGCTCAAATTCGACGCGGAAAGCGGACGCGCATATCAGCCGCGGAGTCCGTGCGCACCGGCGTCGAGTGCATCTGCGAGGCGGGCAAACCAAACAAGCGGCTGGGAGCCGACGCGATGTTGGGCAAAGCCAAGTGGCAAAACAGAACCGCTGTTTCCGCAAAACTCTTCCTTCCCGGAAATTGTTTTGCTTAGCCAACGTGGAAGGAAGTCAAACTTGTCATGAACTGTTGCAGTGTTGCCTGGTGACATCAAACCGTCAAGCGCATCATGTAAGAAGGTGACATGACCTTTATTTTATTTGGTTACAGCAACACTAATTCCACACGAGTAACTTGCACACCCGGGACCAGGCGTTGCCAATTCGTCTGTACAACTAATTATTGTGAAGATATTCTGCTCAGTCATCTGGTGACAGAAGCGCCACTCAAGTCAAAGTGTCCCGAGGGTGATCGACGTCCATGCCCGTCCGAGTTCAGAACAACTTGGTGCTTTTAGACGGTTTTGGCGAGCTTTTGCCTTCCGGGCGCGTTGTGTATACTTTGTGTCAAGTTGGTCGCCACTTTGGCCAACCGTCAGCTCTGTCGCAACTCCTTTAGCATGTCGAGCTATGAGGCTAGCTGGCGGGCCTCCGCGGCCCGGTTCGGCCCGACGCAAGGGGCCGGCCGGTCTGCGCAACGCTTTGTCCTAATAACCGACTGACAGACTGACTAAACTTGGACTCCGCTTAAACGCATTTGGGAGTTTCGCTCTCCCGGCGAGTAGCGGCTAGCATGCTAGCTCGCTAGTGAGAAAACGGCTTAGGCTACCTAAGGCACTGCCGGAACCGCAACGCATTCGGAACCGCACACCGGCTTGAGTGTCTCACCTTTTTTTCGGACAGGCATGGCGCCTCCGCTTCGGCTCGATTCGGAGGCGCTTGGCAGCCGGGTTGGGGCTGGGCGGCCGGGAGGACAACGTCCGGACGAGCGGAATGTCGCCGTCCCGACGTCGGCACCGCAAGCCACCAAGTGCAAGATTCCAAACTCAAGCCTGACtgcggggagggagggagacaggaagggagggagtaATGCGTCCTGCCAGCCCGAGTTCGGATGGGAACGTCCCGAACCGGACTGCTCTGATGGCTCTTCGTGACGTCTCGAACTGCGCGCACTCGCACACACAGGTTGACCCGAACCAAGCCGCTATCCGcccagtgcgtgcgtgtgtgtgcgcgcgctcgCGTTTGCAGGCTGAAGGAGCGGAAAAGAAAATTGCGGGGAGCCAAACTTGCTGGCGGTCAAGTAGAGCTGCGCGCGTGCACGCGCTTTCAGTGCGTTCGTGTCAAAGTTGGGAGAGGAAATCCCTCCGccacttcctcttcttccttctttTTTCCTCTCGTTTCAAACTTTCTCCCAAATGGCGCCCTCTGTCTCTCAGACCTTGTGCGGCGAGGGGGAGAAAAGCGGCAGCTTCTTCCCTCCATCGGGAGATGTCGCGACCATGTGTCCCTTGTGGCCAAGCGGAGCTCTTCCTTCCACACTCGTTTGGGTAAAACGAGTCAGCTTGTCCTGGCTTGACGCTGATTCTGATATCTGTTCTAAAGAAATATTTAGTTATTTGTAGAATTAACACTCAGTTACTTGGCACCAGTAAGAGAAAAACACGTTGGATGTGTGCAAGTTGTCCGAAAAATTTATCAATAAAGATAATGAGGATGATGAGAAGGACGAGGATGCAAGCCACAAGCAAATTGTCCTttacttaaatggcattttccctTCAACACTCCAAATCATGTTAGTAAAGTTTGTCTATATGCAGCCGGACGGGGCAAATTGCTATTGCTCCATAAAGATTACTTTCATTTTTCATCTCAGTGTGAGCGTCTGTTATTTTGCATGCGGTTGCCAAAGTACAGCAGCTTAGTGGAGTCCGATTAATTATGAGCATGTTGCGCTGCTGGAACATGATCACTAATCACCTCAGTGGCTCCCGTGCCGGGAGGCCGACAAATCAGAAGTCTGACCGACACGGCCGTCACCCGCTTGTGCACGTGCAGGCCTGCTGTGGTAATCTGGACATTCTTGCTGGGCCActcaaggagggagggaggcatgggaggatggatggatgaatggatcttGTCTGCACAAAAGAACATCTTGCAAAGAAACAATGAAAGCTGAGCTTGCCAATTTTGCAACGTTGCGAGCTGCTTTGGGGGCTCCAAACCGTCAGGGAGGCCAGTGGAGATGCTGCTGCGGCAACGAGGTCCCACCCAACGAGGACAGTGACGCCGCGGTACTGACGCACCACTTTGACATCAGCGGACAACACGCGGCTCTCACTAATGCTTCCTACGTGTACGTGTCCCACAGACGCACAATGAGGCTGTGTCTCAATGACAATCTGtctactgtgtgtgtttgcgcattTGTGCATGCCCCAGTGGCATAAGCAAGTAGACACGGCGAGTTGAGAGTTGCATTGTCGCCCACTGTTAGCCTTATTTATACACGGGTGAAGAGGACACGAGCGTTCCTATTGGTGCAGGATATCAAAGTGGATAGAAGACATAAAAAAAGACCTCACAGAGAAATGCCAGACACCAGAGCGtgtagagcagtgtttcccaaccttttttcatccatggcacaccttttcctggggaaaaaatcttgaatcacACCACCAAGTCACACAATCATAACTTTGACATAGCAATAGCATTACAGTTCTCAtcaatgacacaaaaaaaaaaaagcctcaggcCAATTGGGCAAGAAGTTGATCCATTTTTAATCTGCTGGAGCCCACAAGCAAAGCTCAACTCGGCATCCGTTCTTACCTCGGTCGGAGAATAGTCTAAAAGTCCTTCACTAGGGGGCGCTGCTGTGAAGGCGCCAGAACAGAATAAGAAGGCTTCATTATTTGTTGGCCACGAGATTGAGGTACATCTATTAGCCAATCAGCAGATTACACAGGAGGTCATCTGCACTCTTAGCTGCAATTTGAAATGGTATTCTTAGCACTTTGTGTTGTTGCCACGTGTATGCTGGGGCCTGAACGTCAGGACAGAAAGTCAGCCTACCTTGGCGGCAACCATTGGGAACATTCTTTCTGGCAAGAGCTGACATGTCATTCACGTGACACGCCACTCGATACCTCTTGACATCACCAAGGGCTCTGgaatagacccccccccccctacaatCTAATTGCTTAGTTCCaatgcttttcttttgtttatttggttcataaattgtgaagaaaatgaTTTTGGAATTTTCCGACTTAGAAGAATAACAAAGCTTAACCAGCGTGCACCCGGCAGGTGAAGAGCAAGAAGCCAGAGAGCAAAGTAAAAGTCACAAAATAAAAGTCCGGTTTATTGTCAAACGACAAAATTTGCACGTACACCAAAACAGGCGGACAGAAAACAACcataaacaaaaaagaaagaggctCTTCTTTACTTCGGCCTTCCTCCAtccaagccagccagccagccagcaagcgagcgagcgagcaagcacAAAGTCGTTCTATAGTACAGCTCAAGTACATACCATACATTAAATGAAATTAAGTGGAATGCTCTGAGTTCAACGGTCAAAAAACGTTTTGGACTGGGCTTGGGTGTCATATGGTTACAGATCTTGATAACCAAGACATAACATTTGCTTCCTTCCCAACAATatgtacaaaaatataaaatgtaaataaaaatacaaactaaTTCTCCGCTGTAGTCGTTGTTGTTGAGGCCGGATTGTGCGTGAGGACGGCGGGCGTTGAAATCTAATCGCTAATGAccacattttcttttgtttcgaTGAGCGCTCTTCCGGCCCCGCCCCCTGAGAACAACCACAGGAAGCAGCCCGGTGGGCCACCGCCGTCGGTAGCCGCCGCATCAATCATCGTCATCGGTTTTCTGCTTCTTGGTCTCCACGTCATCCTGAGTGGGAGGCACAAAAAGCAACCTTGATTTGTGTTCCCGTTTCTTGGCTTTTCCTTGACTTATTGTTTCCCGGACACGCGTTTTGAAAAGAGCGAAAAGCCGCGAAAAGTAAGGTcacctcgtcgtcgtcgtcttcatCGTCATCGGCCGCCCGCTTCGTGCCGCACTCCAGCTCATCCTCGTCTTcatcctcgtcctcctcgtcaCCTGCGCGACAACAACGGCCATGGTCAGCAACCGCGTTGCTCGGAAGGGAGACCGAGGATGCGTTTCAGGCACCTTCGCCATCATCTTCCTCGTCCTCATCATCGACCTCGTCGTCTTCCTCGTCGTCAATCTCGGGCTCGCCGTTCTCCTCATTCTCCTGCGAATGCAAACTTTATGTTCGGGGTTGCTCTTACACAGTTCATTTCCTCTCATTTCGCAGCTTAACTCCAAATCATCATTAGAATGATCTTTGCTATCTTCGTGGCCCGCCATTTCTTGACCAATCTCCTGCCATTTGCTGAAAACCTTTCTGCTCTCAGTCATTTCGAAAAGAGCGTTGGCGCCCTCTTATGGCAGTTCAGTACAAAGACAATGTTTATTTGGGGCAAGGGCATTAGGCCATAGCCACGTATAAAAAAACAATGGACAATGTGTCGAATTTAGTGCCATCTGGTGGTGAACTAACAAAATGCAACACCTATGCGACGCGAGCACAACGTGGGGCAAGCCAAGCGGCAATTTCTTGAGCAGAGGTGCCAGCAAAATGTCCAGAAAAACGCAGTGTCTTCACCTCAAGGGAGCAAGCGTTCGTTATTGGCGATATTTGGCAAATTTGTCCCCTTCGTCAGCCTCCTGAGCGGTGGGGACGCCGCCAATATAATATCGTGAGCCATGATTAGAACtatatttttgaaaacaaatgtgaaaTAACATATTGAAATGTATAgtagtttttttaaaatgaacattGGAAAATGTAAACAACATTGTACTTTTGGTTGAACCCTTTTGATGACAAACAGGTACATTTACGCAATAAATATAAGCGGAATTTTTCAGGGGGCGtttaagtgtttttgttttttgcgagtgccgtgtgtgtgtgtgagcagttCGCGTCACCTTTCCATTGGTGGCAGAATCTTTGCCATTCTCCTTCTCCTCCACGAGCTTCTTGTCCTTCAATTCCTGAGGCACCCAAATACAAAGAAGAAACAAAACCATTTGGTGAGTGGTACAAACATCTCATTTTCAGTGTATGCCGTCTCTAATCTAAGACTTCCTGCTGTCTAAAAGGAACAGCGGTGCATGCTGGGAGCACTCCAGCCTCTTTCGAGACTCGTAATCCGATCCTTGGTTGGCGGGCTCCTTGGACATTGTGGGTATTGTAGTGCATGGGCCACCATATGTCGCCAGGCACGCCTGGGAGACGCActgcatttcccacaatgcaagacGCGACTGAAAACCAGCTCAAGGCGCCAAGGGGGAGGGGTGACGTTTTGTGGAAAGCGGTGGTGGGGGCGAGTAAGTGCGGGAGGTGGGTTGAAGAGGAGCGTGCGTGTAACGGAGGACAATAGAAGACACATGGCCCAGATCGCACCGAAAATCTCCCGCTCGGTCCTCGGGGCCCCAAATTAAAGGGAATCTTGAAATGGATCTCGCCGTTTATTGTTTTAATTATAAAATTAACCCGATTATCTCTTCAACACGGGTAAATTTGAGCAAAACTGACAATTattttaagtggggtgaagtttCGTTCGTTACATTACGCTGGTATAAGCGCGTGCACGCGGCGCTCAACTTGAGCACGTTGCGAGCACGAAGCGCGCGCACAGCGTATCACACctccgcgcgcgcacgcacacgcacctaAGTGCTCTGCATTGTCCGCCTTCGAAAACCACGAGTAGAAAAAAACTCTGTGTAAAGCTTCGCAGGGAGACGCGGAAGCAGCAACAAGAAGCATGAGCGAACGAGCGAGCGCTGCCGACAAACCCGAGCCCGTCAACAAACACGGCGGCTCCTTTGAGAGCAACTTTCAGCACCGGAACCGAGAGCACAACGGGACGCGACAAAAATTTTCCAGCCCTAAAGAACAAACCGGCAGCCGCCGATGCTCTTCCCCGGACGCCGTTGCGGCTCACTCGTCCGTCGGTTCTTGTAGAAGGGGAACCGAGCCGCTCGTATAAACAAAGACGGCTCGCGAGCAGACAATGAGGATGAGCTCGCGCCATTCGAGTGACATGTGGAAGCGGCCGAGATGCTCGCAAAACACGTTTGGCGCCGGCTTGTTCGGGCGCCAGACGAGTGCAGAAACGACGagaactttttgtttttggtatTTTTTGACGTTAAAATATGATTTATTGAGATACAAATTTGATAAAAGTGACGCGTGATGCCCGCGCAGCTTTGTGGAGGTGAGCGGCTTAGCTAGCAACCAGCACCACCGTGACAGAAATTTCTTGTCGTCGTTTTCTTCTTACCTTGGCTGAGATTTCCGACGCGGAGTCAACTTTGGAGTCTGCCATTGCTTCGGGGGAGTCAAATAAAGTGGGCGAGAAAAACGATGGACAGGAGTAATTCCTTGGCGACGGCGTTGAGCGTGTTATTGTGCCAATGGCCGAGCAAGCTGGCGGCCGAGTGGTTGATATAAGTTAGTGGGCGGGGTCGAGGGCGGCTTGGCTCTCGCCGATTGGCTCCCCTCGCGCCAGAGGGCTTCACCGCGCGAACGGAGGCTCGTATTACGAAGGCCACCCGGGCCACGCCCCCTCCTGTCCGAGCGAATGCCCGGCGGGTTTTTGCCTCCAAAATGTAAATGTGAGCGACTTGAGTGCCCAAATGGTAACCCTCTCCACCGGGAAGGTCACATTAACTCGTCTTTGTCGATTTACGCACGAAATATAGCCGATTTCTTCCGCGCGGGCGACATATGGCgccatttgattgattgatgtatGTCTGGACCAATGAGGCGGCGACTTTTCGGTCGCACATCCCGCCCACTCAGGCGGAgggaaataaaaatgataaaatgtCAATTTGTACGGAGAGTTAAACGACGGCTCACGTTTAAGTACATCGCACCGCATACTTGCGTGCCGACGCCCGGCCACAGCTGGCAAGATAAGCGTCGTCGGAGAATCGGCACCGAAAGTAAGCGAAGCGTCATCGTCGCCATTTGAGTTTtccgctcgcccctcccctgagTGGCAGGCAGCCATCTTGAGGCTCACTCTCCGCCGTCGTCCCAGTGGCGCACTTCTTCTCCTCTGCCTGCCTACCTTCCTCTCTTTCGTCTTTTGCTACCTGACCAACGGATCCATACTAAACTCCCAAGTGCAAGTGAGCGTGTGGCCTCGTTTCCATCTTTTGCTCAAAAGTGCACAAAGTATGACAGAAGCGACGAGacaagtgccccccccccccaataaaaaaataaataaaaatcagcaaCCAGAACCCAGCTCGAATACTCGTCAACCTTCTTATGAAACAACACGGATTTCTCCTTACCGACTTGAGAACACATGGATTTTACAAGCGGAACATGAGAATGTGCAAAAAGATGCAGCCGCCATTAGGCGTAGCAGTTCGGGGGTGGGGACTCGTGCAACATACGGCGGCATTGAAGATCGGGCCGCTAACGCAGTCGGACGCTCGAACGATCCCCGTTGGTCGAACAGATTAACGGCGATGTACGTCAGTCCCGCAAAAAACGTCGATTGGCCGCCTTCGCTGTCCATCGTTTTAACGCGACGACGTCGGCGCGTGCGTCGTAAAGCGCGACTGCGCCCGATCGCAAGTGAGCCTGAGCGTCAAGTTTCAATAACGAGCGCACCCTTCCCCCCCGCGCGCGCACACCCTAATGTAATGAATTTGAATGGCATCAGTGCATTGCAGGCATCTACAACGGTTTTTATGCATATTTACAATTAAAGGAAACAGGCCTGCACAGATTAACCACATGCTAAAAGATAACATTATGCGACTGTTTTTTTCCATGTAATTACTGTAGAATGGGACTACTGAAAGTACTAAGTGTGCGCGTGCGGCGGTAAGCAAAAGAATGACTCCATTAACTGTTCCAACTGTGTATGTTACTCCATGAACTGTTCCAACTGTGTACGTCACTCCAGCCCATTTGTTCACTACGGTGGGTTGACTTAGTCTTAAACGAAACTTGGGTGTGAGTTGAATCTTTTACAAGTGTTTGTAGTCACAGtctatcagtttttttttttatttagttgatGTACACTCCACTTGAATGAAATCCTCAAGTCATCTTTTTCTTTCAGCACAATGTTAAGATGAgctattttttaatttggcccACACGAGGAAATTCCAGGGTATAGCAGtcatcatttaagaaaaagaacaaaatcA is a genomic window containing:
- the LOC125985272 gene encoding prothymosin alpha-B encodes the protein MADSKVDSASEISAKELKDKKLVEEKENGKDSATNGKENEENGEPEIDDEEDDEVDDEDEEDDGEGDEEDEDEDEDELECGTKRAADDDEDDDDEDDVETKKQKTDDDD